CTGGTCCGTCAGGCCGAGCGCCAGCGCGTCGCCCCGCGCGTCTCCGCGATCGATTCGCCCGCGAAGGACGAATTCTCCAACGGTGGGCTGCTTCGATGCGGCGAACAGTTTCCCGTCGGTGCCGCTCATTTCGGCATCGATCTGCAGCGTGTCGATAGCCGCGCCATAATTCAGGAACAGGATCGAGGAACCGGGCGATCTGCTGGCGGCCAACTGCCCCGACAGGGCGATCCGGTGGCTGCCGCCGCCCTCGTGGCTCAAGACGAAGCGCGGCAGGCCGGGTCCGATGCAAGCGACCGAGAGATCCACATCGTGGCCACGCCCGGCCAGTCGAATGGCGGAACCTGACGAGTAATAGGTGCGTCCACCGCGCGCGCGATTGGTGCTCCAGTCCTCCAGCGTGATGTCCCCGCGAACCGTGACGTTCTGCGCGTTTCCCTGGAAATCGAGCGCTGCGCCGCTTCCTCCGGACAAGCGGACGTTGCGCAGGGTCAGGGCGTCGACCGGCGCCAGAATGCCCGAACAATCCTTTCGCGCACCGGCACTCGTGGCAACGGCGGCCACGTGACGCGGGGTGAAGCGCACAGTCGTATCGGCAATCGTGGCGCGGCCGCATCCCTTGAGCGCGAGGGCCGCTTCCGCCCCTCCGGCATCTTCGAAAACGCAGCGTTCGACCAGCAGGCTATCGCCTCCGCCTCGCAGACCCTCGCTGTCGTTCATCGAAACCGAACGATCGCGTGGCCGCAGGCCGGTGAAGCGGCAATCCGAAATCACATTGGTCCCGGAGCGCACGAACACGAAATGGGCATCGGGGTCCCTGCCGCGCCCCGGATTGACATATTCCGACCAGCGGCTCCGGGTCAGGCGCACTCCGCCGTTCCGGCCGCTGTTCAAGCGCAGGCTCTCCGCACCGCCGTTTTCGAAGACCGCTCCATCGGCCACCAGCAGGCCGATCGGTGGCCCGTCACGCGACTGCAACAAGTCGAAAGGGAAGCGATTGCCCCCGCTTGCCCGGGCGGAGAAATAGGTTCGCGACAGGTCGAGCTGGCCGATGCGTGCAGGTCCGCCCTGGCGATCCAGCAGGATGGCGGCATAGCCGAAATCGACGAACCGCGCCCCGGCCAGATCCCAGTCGAACGTGCCCGCCGATGCGCCTGCGCCCATGTGGAACACTGTGCGACAGTTCGCGAAAACCGGTTCGCCTTCGATACGAACGGAATAGGCCGGGCCGGTAAAAAGCGTCGTGCCGGTTTGCGACACCCCCTCCAGCCGCGCCCCGGGACCCGCCATGATCCGCACGGTCGCCCCGGGCGGGACGCGCAGCGGCGCCGCCAGGCGATCGCGACCGTCGAGCCTGATGGGCTCTCCCCGATCGATAGAAGCCTGGAACCGCGCACCGCTCTCGCGGGCCGGCACGGCGGCCGGCGCAGCAGAAACAGAGCGCGGTAGCAGCGCGGAGGAGGCACCGGCTGCGCCGAGCCCGGCAAGGACCTGGCGGCGCAAGGGAGAAAATCGGTTCGGCATTGTCCGTTCAGGAATATTCATATTTAAATGAACGGCGCCTTAGCTTCGATGTTCCTCTGTTCCGCTTTCTCGCGCGGCCTATTCGCCGGCCTGCCGGACGAAGGGCAGTTCCTGCCCGCCCTGGCGGATGACGAGGCCGGTGACGGCGCCCGCCTCGAGCTCGAAGGTGACCGTCGCATCGACGCCCCGCACGGCGAATTCGGTCTCGCTTGAAGGCGTCAGCGGAAGGGCGTTCTGCGGGCCGAGCTTGCCGGTCAGCCGGCCGTCCTCGCCCATCGCGACCACGAGTACGCCGATGGACGATTCGTAATTGCCGACGTAGGATGCCAGCACCGCGGCGGGCACTTCGGCGACCTCCCGTTCCGGAACGTCGCCGGTCCGCGTGGCGATTTCCGCCGCCGTCTCTCCGTTCTGGTGCATCCGCATCACCGGCACGCCGTCGTCGGGCATGACCATTTCGAACCACGTGAGGCTGTCAGGGCCATAGTGGAAACGGTTTCCGCCCGCGGCGTAGACCTGCGTCTCGCTCGCCCCCTCGCGCTGCGTGTAGAGCTGCCCGTCGCGTTCGAAGAACAGCCGCGTGCCGCCCCCGTTCGCGATGGCGTAGTTGCCGAAATACGGGGCGAGCGCGGCGATGTCGGCATCGACGGTGGCGAAGCTTTCGTAAGGATCGCCGATCGCGATGGCGGCGAGCCGGCGCATCGTGGTGCCGGCGCCGACCGCGGGCGAATCGGAATTGGCGAGCACGGCGACGAACACGTCCTCGTCCGGCAGATAGATGCTGTCGGTCGAAAAGCCGAAGATGCCGCCATTGTGGCCGATGGCCGGGCGGCCGCGCAAGTCGCTGAGGCCGAGGCCATAGCCGTAGGGTATTTCTTCCCCGTCGGTCAGCACGGTCGGGGCGGTCATCGCAGCGTAAGTCCCGGCGCCCAGGACCTTGCCGCCGTGGAGCGCGCTCGCCCACTTGGCGAGATCGAGCACCGTCCCGCTCAGCGCGCCGGCCGCGCCGGGGATCGACGGGTGGATCGGCTTGGAGGCAGAAAAGCGATCCTCGCCATCGAAGGTGTAGCCCGTGGCGAAGGCGGTGGTGGCGGCTTCGTCGGTCCGGAAGCCCAGCGTGGAGAGCCCGAGCGGGGCGGCGATGCGGCGCTCCATTTCCTCGTACCACGGGCGGCCGGAGACCTGTTCGATGATTACGCCGACAAGGTAATAGGCGCTGTTGTTGTAGTTCCACGCGCTGCCCGGCGCGAACTCCATCGGCTCGGCGGAGAAGATCGCCACCAGCTCCTCGTTGGTCAGCGGCTGGGCCGTGTCGGTCTCGGCCATCCAGCCGGGCAGGTTGGTGTAGGACTTGATGCCCGACGTGTGGTTGAGCAGC
This sequence is a window from Alteriqipengyuania flavescens. Protein-coding genes within it:
- a CDS encoding serine hydrolase gives rise to the protein MKFRHLLAAALAGASLAPLSVAAQDAPPAVDVTTERTAFDRLVTDSYAADEPGVAVIVTRGGDVIYTGARGVANGETGALLTDGSVFRYASITKQFAAATLLQMVDDGLLSLDDPVSKFLPDYPGDGAAVTVRQLLNHTSGIKSYTNLPGWMAETDTAQPLTNEELVAIFSAEPMEFAPGSAWNYNNSAYYLVGVIIEQVSGRPWYEEMERRIAAPLGLSTLGFRTDEAATTAFATGYTFDGEDRFSASKPIHPSIPGAAGALSGTVLDLAKWASALHGGKVLGAGTYAAMTAPTVLTDGEEIPYGYGLGLSDLRGRPAIGHNGGIFGFSTDSIYLPDEDVFVAVLANSDSPAVGAGTTMRRLAAIAIGDPYESFATVDADIAALAPYFGNYAIANGGGTRLFFERDGQLYTQREGASETQVYAAGGNRFHYGPDSLTWFEMVMPDDGVPVMRMHQNGETAAEIATRTGDVPEREVAEVPAAVLASYVGNYESSIGVLVVAMGEDGRLTGKLGPQNALPLTPSSETEFAVRGVDATVTFELEAGAVTGLVIRQGGQELPFVRQAGE